A single region of the Malus sylvestris chromosome 8, drMalSylv7.2, whole genome shotgun sequence genome encodes:
- the LOC126632747 gene encoding protein KAKU4-like isoform X1 encodes MATAATSRSRRALDSRSGGKIVRPRRYAGARTPYDRPRFVNPAPPENPNWFSRLIYSPTRKIASGAGKIISSVFGPDSSSSSSSSSEDGTDNEADDDNEDISTQEDDGLNKRNGTSDEIKFLEKEPPATLGKSNKKHVIEQLLMQETFSREECDRLIKIIKSRVVGFTNAEGAENTRPDVESPVMEAKKWLSEKRLGSTSKPVLDHGTHTLSALMFPQGGEDEGGSPVDVAKVYMRARPPWASPSIKHGELRSPSSIGMQLFNEETPYSTVGNSVSTSKLKRDAPATGSWNIQEEIRRVRSKATEELLRSLPSTRIDWSTSALEKRSVLGSFPGGQREDDVGDELHNSKNAVGSNLTLSLGITASNGSDVSEKTQYGLQKEDLPLPDSDAASMGGKGDASCSQNALEEMLSSGQRLEASEDIKTAPSDAGAGDFDGHKDTNGSEQQNSVVGGTIQVSDSKLHDVTCLTTEATASRSAYTTNGFRSSVADLSAQLGTEENSMLNGESNPVSLNDNREFLNEPTGEVTKKNRNDIGATKENDGAHLNEATFEVHELIENYIDVTKDNDFVASGSQNSSSMPNELSQELTQPSPVTKTDVVEKQKGKRPTRSNRRGRSRGK; translated from the exons ATGGCCACCGCCGCCACTTCCAGATCTCGCCGAGCACTAGACTCCCGATCCGGCGGCAAAATTGTCCGCCCTCGACGGTATGCCGGTGCTAGGACTCCCTACGACCGGCCTAGGTTTGTCAATCCCGCACCACCCGAAAACCCTAATTGGTTCTCCCGGCTCATCTACTCGCCTACTCGTAAGATTGCCAGCGGCGCCGGGAAGATTATTTCCTCCGTCTTTGGTCCTgactcttcttcctcctcctcttcctcctcag AGGATGGGACTGACAATGAGGCTGATGATGATAATGAAGATATTTCGACCCAGGAAGATGATGGATTGAATAAG AGGAATGGGACATCAGATGAGATCAAGTTCCTTGAGAAGGAGCCCCCAGCAACACTAGGGAAGAGCAACAAGAAGCATGTAATTGAACAACTACTTATGCAGGAGACCTTCTCGAG GGAAGAATGTGATAGATTAATAAAGATTATTAAATCGAGAGTCGTAGGTTTTACCAATGCTGAAGGTGCAGAGAATACAAGACCAG ATGTAGAGAGTCCTGTTATGGAGGCAAAAAAATGGTTGAGTGAGAAGAGATTGGGATCAACTTCAAAGCCAGTTTTGGATCATGGAACCCACACCTTGAGCGCTCTTATGTTCCCACAA GGTGGTGAAGACGAAGGTGGTTCACCGGTGGATGTGGCCAAAGTGTATATGCGGGCACGTCCTCCATGGGCATCTCCTTCTATTAAGCATGGAGAACTGAGATCTCCGTCATCAATAGGGATGCAACTTTTCAACGAAGAAACCCCATATTCAACTGTTGGCAATTCTGTGTCTACATCCAAG CTGAAAAGGGATGCCCCTGCTACAGGGTCCTGGAATATTCAGGAGGAAATACGAAGAGTGCGATCTAAGGCAACAGAAGAACTGCTGAGGTCCCTACCTTCTACAAGAATTGATTGGTCCACATCTGCTTTAGAAAAAAGAAGTGTCTTGGGTTCTTTTCCGGGTGGCCAACGAGAAGATGATGTGGGAGATGAACTTCACAATTCTAAAAATGCCGTAGGTTCGAATTTGACCTTGTCCTTAGGAATAACTGCGTCCAATGGCTCCGACG TTTCGGAGAAGACACAATATGGATTGCAGAAAGAAGATTTGCCACTTCCG GATTCAGATGCCGCTTCTATGGGTGGCAAGGGTGATGCTTCTT GTTCTCAGAATGCCTTAGAAGAGATGTTAAGCTCTGGACAACGACTCGAGGCATCTGAAGATATCAAGACTGCTCCCAG TGATGCTGGTGCTGGTGATTTTGATGGACATAAGGACACTAATGGGTCTGAACAACAAAATTCAGTGGTCGGAGGAACCATACAAG TTTCAGATTCAAAATTACACGATGTAACGTGCTTGACAACAGAAGCGACTGCATCAAGAAGTGCTTATACCACAAATGGTTTCCGTTCTTCAGTAGCTGA TTTGTCTGCACAGTTGGGCACAGAAGAAAACTCCATGCTCAATGGGGAAAGTAATCCAGTCAGTTTAAATGATAACCGTGAGTTTTTGAATGAACCTACTGGCGAGGTCACCAAAAAAAACAGAAACGATATTGGTGCCACAAAGGAAAACGATGGCGCACATTTGAATGAAGCTACTTTTGAGGTCCACGAACTGATTGAAAATTATATTGATGTCACGAAGGACAATGATTTCGTTGCCAGTGGCTCCCAAAACAGCTCTAGTATGCCCAATGAGTTATCACAGGAGCTGACCCAGCCAAGCCCGGTAACCAAGACTGACGTTGTGGAGAAGCAGAAGGGAAAGAGACCAACTAGATCCAACAGGAGAGGCAGGTCGCGGGGCAAATGA